One genomic segment of Chitinophaga sancti includes these proteins:
- a CDS encoding RNA polymerase sigma-70 factor, with product MHTEKDDLVKAVARGDIKAFNQLFEEFYAPLFYYAYNLVQDKEEAKDIVLTALYKGWERRAQFLQYQHIKSFLYLVVRNAGLNFIKKEQHTANRIQDFLLTEELQTTDNDHLATEAEVLKKVFKAIDGLPKKCREVFRLTYLENKSVQEIATLLQISPSNVSAQRHRALSLLRLALTETPLALFYLYIHIIGK from the coding sequence ATGCACACAGAAAAAGATGATTTGGTAAAAGCCGTGGCCAGAGGAGATATAAAAGCTTTCAACCAGCTTTTTGAGGAGTTTTATGCCCCTCTTTTTTATTATGCCTACAACCTGGTACAGGACAAGGAAGAAGCGAAAGATATTGTACTGACAGCATTGTATAAAGGCTGGGAACGAAGAGCACAGTTCCTCCAATACCAACACATTAAATCTTTTCTTTACCTGGTAGTACGCAATGCCGGGCTAAATTTCATAAAAAAAGAACAACACACTGCCAACCGTATCCAGGATTTTCTATTAACGGAAGAGCTGCAAACTACGGACAATGACCACCTCGCTACCGAAGCCGAAGTGCTGAAAAAAGTATTTAAAGCCATTGACGGGTTACCCAAAAAATGCAGGGAGGTATTTAGGCTTACCTACCTGGAAAATAAATCAGTGCAGGAAATTGCCACACTCCTTCAGATATCTCCATCCAACGTGTCGGCACAACGACACAGGGCACTGTCCCTCCTTCGGCTCGCCCTCACTGAAACACCACTGGCGCTTTTTTATTTATACATCCATATTATAGGGAAATAA
- a CDS encoding DUF5977 domain-containing protein, giving the protein MILKHVAGSKRLIASLMLVVMYLETVLPDYAFGAPVMIPVSVTTTRTPLPVWDHAAVLPAEKSTPAALTTTSKAFIGGPTQPESQDFHSVNSDNMVDLFSGDFSYSIPLLDVGGYPLALGYNSGVGMDQDASWVGLGWNLNPGSITRNLRGLPDDFNGTDTIQQVSAMKPNVSAGVSVALSEELLGLPLNKLTGSDSASLSLSLTASVGINYNNYKGWGMETGLSPSINVGSASMGKLTAGLSLTNSSTDGFTVGTSLDYRKNWERTKETGTLGGSVGLSTGFNSRSGMKALTLGLGTSMTRSTTKNQTGSDGKTVTTTTNQWGRSPGASRTIMSFAYPSYSPAVTLPYTNTNLTFTLKVGTDASVSSSTLAFEGYYAKQEIKEADQRRSLPAYGYLNFQGAGNNTSVLMDYNREKDIPYREKPAVPNIGIPSYTYDVFAMSGEGTGGSFRAYRSDIGHVFDHYNKTKFVSGTAGADLSAGGLVHAGATIGLTYAYTENGAWLKDNIFYTQTPFTSSLGTYEGSYFRNPGEMTVNDKEYYTKLGGDDVVTVKLNQSSTSSSTLQATKYLSRYQNKKWVADEAMDTLSSMRTRREKRNQVISYLTAEEAGVAGFPRFIENYSENYYSLTPCPAVISDDVDGDGVGLLGQYYIHRNFEKKLYEKVDTVIYMPNQAVFNYDRPATVTPLNTKWSARWTGRIKAPVTGDYTFYLDHDDGVRLFLNDTSLIDRFGIVATTDSAKVNLVAGQYYKIRMDYNNNKGGMRATLEWKYPSQDRIRVPTENLYLTSTKDTLMVDSISIEKRVNSFRQKNHISEIDVTNADGKRYIYGLPVYNLQQKEATFSVDASKGNADSGLVKYTPGSENSTGNSSGNDHYYSSELMPAYAHTFLLTALLSPDYQDLTGNGITADDKGDAIKFNYTKIAGINNPYNWRSPAPAIPNQASLHQGQRTDNRDDKGSYVYGQKELWYLHSIESKNMVAIFKLASRDDLPAIDENGVRQKGNYGRKLEEINLYTKSELMKANPKPIKTVHFEYSYDLCKGANGRINAEGKLTLKKIWFTYNNNQKGKRHPYVFYYNGVNPDYNSKDVDRWGSYKSSSQNPSQVNNNDYPYSLQDSTLAAQNAAAWTLDSIQLPAGGRIKVDYESDDYAYVQNKRAAQMYTIAGFSLGAPNSTEDLQSNLYNGLYDNQYVSINVPKAVSSNAEVYTRYLEGMEKVYFRLYVKMPADKYGSGSEYVPVYATLDQSKYGFFNGGNTIYIRVKAISTNGEIDMATSLYSPLTKAAFSYLRMNLPSKAYPGSETGDNVSAVDVIKILASQASNIVQMLATFDNAARIKNWARAVDLGRSFVRLNNPYYKKYGGGIRVKRIRIFDNWNEMTKQKESVYGQEYIYTTTKEVNGKTDTISSGVATYEPMIGADENPWRTPLEYNQQVAALAPIVNGYTELPLGESFFPSPSVGYSKVRVRTIHANKTRSANGYGENCYYTSYDFPTLTDMTLLADNKKRYKPALSNLLRINAKHYIAVSQGFKVELNDMNGRLKSQASYSETNTTTPVTSTTNYYRVDDQQATTKHLNNTVMAMTPKGMIDTTAVIGKDMELMTDMREERSVSTAVTVQVNGDMFTFPWPPIMFIPVALSVYNKEETMYHSAAVAKVIYRHGILDSVVVTDKDSKISTRNLLYDSETGNVLLTSTQNEFNDPIYNFTMPAGWAYDGMSGAYKNTGVILKNIYIRQGRITSGLSATAKVTDYFAGGDKVLIYSKPKTGGEDCAPHVATFPATGLMYTVDANEQHGGSPDIYFVDENGQPFSGNDITLKVVKSGRKNIGAAISNVSLLKNPLVQTSTGYKLVIDSTSKVIAASAVQYKSAWKVPDSRKSGTVTTCVPESYAKYAGGDAANCGVTQTSYGNHLLSRSYIVNNCSSGYIGKYAVSYVVPANKFYSTVSQAAADSMAQKLMSDSGQLYANAHGVCIAYYTSTAQTATASKNNCAAGSKGGTASYTVGAGFSHSYVSQAAADSTAYAWAYSQAQAQANNSTCYYYSVAQSGSYTKNNCASGGTGGSVSYSLAAGTDSSSVSQAAADSLAKISLASLGQAYANANGTCTFYNTAVSVTKTRNNCGTGGTGSSVTYTVAAGKWSSTVSQAKADSLANVDLSNNAQTYANTNGTCTFYNTAVSVTKTRNNCSTGGTGSSVTYTVAAGKYSSTVSQAGADSLASADLTANAQTYANTNGYCTFYNTAVSLTKTRNNCATGGTGSSVTYTVAANKYSSTVSQSQADSLANLDLNNNAQTYANTNGTCTFYNTAVSATMTRNNCSTGGTGSSVTYTVAANKYSSTVSQSQADSLANVDLNNNAQTYANTNGTCTFYNTAVSSTKTRNNCGTNGTGSSVTYTVAANKYSSTVSQVSADSLANVDLTNNAQTYANTNGSCTYTNDAMSRTYTRNNCGTGYTGSSVTYSVAAGKYTSTVSYADANSKAAADTLANGQTYANTNGTCTLQAVTITINTSPSGYTANTAHGNISVKTSSGTSIVTGTFDGTDLFSPLSTSKTYTTTATTFTITIAAMTAAYASVNGSAKNVYSSSQTWTVTGSTITILLYYK; this is encoded by the coding sequence ATGATATTAAAACATGTCGCAGGAAGCAAGCGGTTGATTGCTTCTCTGATGCTTGTTGTGATGTATCTCGAAACGGTACTGCCGGATTATGCATTCGGCGCTCCTGTGATGATTCCTGTAAGCGTAACAACAACAAGAACCCCATTGCCGGTATGGGACCATGCAGCAGTACTACCCGCTGAGAAAAGCACCCCAGCTGCCCTTACCACCACATCCAAAGCGTTTATCGGTGGCCCTACACAACCCGAAAGCCAGGACTTCCACTCTGTGAACAGTGATAACATGGTCGACCTGTTCTCCGGGGATTTCTCTTATTCTATTCCATTGCTGGATGTAGGCGGTTATCCGCTGGCACTGGGTTATAACAGTGGAGTAGGCATGGATCAGGATGCAAGCTGGGTAGGTCTTGGCTGGAACCTGAACCCGGGTTCTATCACAAGAAACCTGAGAGGCTTACCCGATGATTTCAATGGTACAGATACAATTCAGCAGGTTTCTGCTATGAAACCCAATGTTAGTGCAGGTGTTTCTGTCGCGTTGTCTGAAGAGCTGCTGGGTCTTCCGTTGAATAAGCTCACCGGTAGCGATTCTGCGAGTCTCTCTTTATCCCTTACTGCGAGTGTCGGCATTAATTATAATAACTACAAAGGCTGGGGTATGGAAACCGGCCTTAGTCCTAGTATCAATGTAGGCTCTGCCTCTATGGGTAAATTAACCGCAGGGTTATCTCTCACAAATAGCTCAACAGATGGATTCACCGTCGGTACCAGCCTTGATTATAGAAAGAACTGGGAAAGGACGAAGGAAACCGGAACCTTGGGTGGCAGTGTTGGTCTTAGCACAGGATTTAATTCCAGGAGTGGCATGAAAGCACTGACGTTGGGATTGGGTACGAGCATGACCCGTAGTACAACAAAAAATCAAACCGGAAGTGACGGTAAGACAGTGACCACTACCACCAACCAATGGGGCCGCTCCCCAGGTGCAAGTCGTACAATCATGTCTTTTGCATATCCTTCTTATTCCCCTGCAGTCACCCTCCCATATACAAATACCAACCTGACATTTACCTTGAAAGTAGGGACCGATGCTTCGGTAAGCTCTTCTACACTGGCGTTTGAAGGTTACTATGCAAAACAGGAAATTAAGGAAGCCGATCAGCGTAGATCACTGCCGGCTTATGGTTACCTGAACTTCCAGGGCGCCGGTAATAATACGAGTGTATTGATGGATTATAACCGTGAAAAAGATATTCCTTACCGTGAGAAACCCGCCGTTCCTAATATCGGTATTCCATCCTATACCTACGATGTGTTCGCGATGTCAGGTGAAGGCACAGGTGGCAGTTTCAGGGCTTACCGCAGCGATATCGGTCATGTATTTGATCACTACAACAAAACTAAATTTGTATCAGGTACCGCGGGTGCTGACCTTTCTGCCGGTGGGCTGGTGCATGCCGGTGCTACAATAGGTCTTACCTATGCTTATACTGAAAATGGTGCCTGGCTGAAGGATAATATATTTTATACCCAAACTCCATTTACCAGCTCTCTGGGCACCTACGAAGGCTCCTACTTCAGGAACCCGGGTGAGATGACAGTGAATGATAAGGAATATTATACAAAACTGGGTGGTGATGATGTCGTGACCGTTAAATTAAATCAATCCAGTACCAGTAGCTCTACCCTGCAGGCGACCAAATACCTGAGCAGGTACCAAAATAAAAAATGGGTAGCTGATGAGGCAATGGATACCCTTAGTTCCATGAGAACAAGGCGTGAGAAAAGAAACCAGGTCATCTCTTACCTCACAGCTGAAGAAGCCGGTGTGGCAGGTTTCCCCCGATTTATTGAGAACTATTCAGAAAATTATTATAGCCTTACCCCTTGTCCGGCTGTTATTTCAGATGATGTAGATGGAGATGGAGTCGGATTGCTGGGACAATATTATATACATAGAAATTTTGAAAAGAAACTTTACGAAAAAGTAGACACTGTAATATATATGCCCAACCAGGCGGTCTTTAACTATGACCGTCCAGCTACCGTTACCCCATTAAATACCAAATGGTCAGCGAGATGGACTGGCCGTATCAAAGCGCCTGTTACCGGCGATTACACTTTTTATTTAGACCATGACGATGGCGTCCGTTTATTCCTGAATGATACCAGCCTTATTGACCGCTTTGGAATAGTCGCTACTACTGACTCTGCCAAAGTAAACCTGGTAGCAGGTCAGTACTATAAGATAAGAATGGATTACAATAATAATAAAGGTGGTATGCGCGCTACGCTGGAATGGAAATACCCTTCCCAGGATCGTATCCGTGTCCCGACAGAAAACCTTTATCTGACATCAACAAAAGATACATTGATGGTGGATAGTATTTCCATAGAGAAACGCGTAAATTCCTTCCGCCAGAAGAATCACATTTCTGAAATTGATGTTACCAATGCAGATGGTAAACGATACATCTATGGGCTGCCTGTCTATAACCTGCAACAAAAAGAAGCCACCTTCTCTGTAGATGCTTCTAAAGGGAATGCAGACAGTGGTCTTGTAAAATATACACCTGGTTCTGAGAACTCAACAGGTAATAGCAGTGGTAATGACCATTATTATTCCAGTGAACTTATGCCAGCCTATGCGCATACCTTCCTGTTGACGGCCCTGTTGTCTCCCGACTACCAGGATTTAACAGGCAATGGTATTACAGCAGATGATAAAGGTGATGCAATCAAATTTAACTACACCAAGATAGCGGGTATCAATAACCCATACAATTGGCGTTCACCGGCACCGGCTATCCCGAATCAGGCATCCCTGCACCAGGGCCAGCGTACAGATAACCGCGATGACAAGGGGAGCTATGTGTATGGTCAAAAGGAACTGTGGTACCTGCATTCTATTGAGTCAAAGAACATGGTGGCCATCTTTAAACTGGCCAGTCGTGATGACCTGCCTGCCATCGATGAGAATGGTGTAAGACAGAAAGGTAATTATGGCCGTAAGCTGGAAGAGATCAATTTGTATACAAAATCGGAACTGATGAAGGCAAATCCAAAGCCAATTAAAACGGTTCACTTTGAATACAGCTATGATCTGTGTAAAGGAGCCAACGGTAGGATCAATGCCGAAGGTAAACTAACCCTGAAGAAAATCTGGTTCACTTATAATAATAACCAGAAGGGGAAGCGTCATCCTTATGTATTTTATTATAATGGCGTGAATCCGGATTATAACAGTAAGGATGTAGATCGCTGGGGTAGCTACAAATCATCCAGTCAGAATCCATCTCAGGTCAACAACAATGATTATCCGTATTCATTGCAGGATAGTACACTGGCTGCACAAAACGCCGCTGCATGGACACTGGATTCTATCCAGCTGCCTGCAGGAGGGCGTATAAAAGTGGATTATGAAAGTGATGATTATGCCTATGTACAGAATAAGAGAGCCGCACAGATGTATACCATTGCTGGTTTCTCTTTAGGTGCGCCAAACTCAACGGAAGACCTGCAAAGTAATCTCTACAATGGCCTGTATGATAATCAATATGTATCGATAAACGTTCCCAAAGCGGTAAGCAGCAATGCAGAAGTGTATACCCGTTACCTGGAAGGAATGGAAAAAGTCTATTTCCGCCTGTATGTGAAAATGCCTGCTGATAAATACGGCAGTGGCAGCGAGTATGTACCTGTCTATGCTACGCTGGATCAAAGCAAGTATGGTTTCTTTAACGGAGGTAATACCATCTATATCCGTGTGAAGGCGATCAGCACAAATGGTGAAATAGACATGGCGACCAGTCTCTATAGCCCGTTGACAAAGGCCGCCTTCTCTTACCTGAGAATGAACCTTCCGTCCAAGGCATATCCGGGTTCTGAAACTGGGGATAATGTATCGGCAGTGGATGTAATTAAGATACTGGCGAGTCAGGCAAGTAATATCGTGCAGATGTTAGCTACGTTCGACAACGCTGCCAGGATCAAAAACTGGGCGAGGGCAGTGGACCTGGGCCGCAGTTTTGTTCGCCTGAATAACCCTTATTATAAAAAGTATGGTGGTGGTATTCGTGTAAAACGCATCAGGATATTTGACAACTGGAATGAGATGACCAAACAGAAAGAATCTGTATACGGTCAGGAATACATTTATACCACTACAAAAGAGGTCAATGGTAAAACAGATACCATCAGCAGTGGAGTGGCTACTTATGAGCCAATGATCGGTGCGGACGAAAACCCATGGAGAACACCATTGGAGTATAACCAGCAGGTAGCTGCACTGGCACCTATTGTAAATGGGTATACAGAGCTGCCATTGGGAGAATCTTTCTTCCCATCGCCAAGTGTAGGTTATAGTAAAGTGCGTGTGAGAACCATCCATGCAAATAAAACACGTTCTGCGAATGGGTATGGAGAAAACTGCTATTATACCAGTTATGATTTCCCAACATTAACGGATATGACCTTGCTGGCAGATAACAAGAAACGTTACAAACCGGCACTGAGCAACCTGCTGCGCATCAATGCAAAACATTATATCGCAGTAAGCCAGGGGTTCAAAGTGGAGCTGAATGATATGAATGGTCGTTTGAAATCACAGGCTTCTTATAGTGAAACAAATACGACTACTCCCGTTACCTCTACCACGAATTACTATCGGGTAGATGATCAGCAGGCGACGACTAAGCATCTTAATAATACAGTGATGGCCATGACCCCTAAAGGGATGATTGATACTACTGCGGTAATTGGTAAGGACATGGAGCTGATGACGGATATGCGCGAAGAACGCTCTGTATCTACCGCCGTGACCGTACAGGTGAATGGAGATATGTTCACCTTCCCATGGCCTCCGATTATGTTTATACCTGTAGCGTTGAGTGTATATAATAAAGAAGAGACCATGTATCATTCAGCGGCAGTAGCCAAAGTGATCTACCGTCATGGTATACTGGATAGTGTGGTGGTAACGGATAAGGATAGTAAGATCAGTACCCGCAACCTGCTGTACGACAGCGAAACTGGTAACGTACTCCTGACCAGCACGCAAAATGAGTTCAACGATCCTATATATAATTTCACCATGCCGGCCGGCTGGGCCTACGATGGAATGAGTGGGGCCTATAAGAATACCGGCGTGATCCTGAAAAATATCTATATCAGGCAGGGCCGTATTACTAGCGGACTGTCTGCAACAGCTAAAGTAACAGATTACTTTGCGGGGGGGGATAAGGTATTGATCTACAGTAAACCTAAAACAGGTGGAGAAGATTGTGCGCCTCACGTGGCCACCTTCCCTGCTACAGGGTTGATGTATACAGTGGATGCAAATGAGCAGCATGGCGGGAGTCCTGATATCTATTTTGTAGATGAGAATGGACAACCTTTTTCAGGGAATGATATTACCCTGAAGGTGGTGAAATCAGGGAGAAAGAATATAGGTGCAGCCATCAGTAATGTATCATTATTGAAAAACCCGCTCGTACAAACCAGTACTGGTTACAAGCTGGTAATAGATAGTACATCAAAGGTAATTGCCGCATCAGCAGTACAATATAAATCTGCCTGGAAAGTGCCTGATAGCAGGAAGTCCGGTACAGTGACCACTTGCGTACCTGAATCATATGCAAAGTATGCAGGGGGGGATGCTGCGAATTGTGGGGTGACACAGACCTCTTATGGAAATCACCTGCTGAGCAGGTCTTACATTGTTAATAATTGCTCCAGCGGATATATAGGCAAGTATGCCGTTTCTTATGTGGTGCCTGCCAATAAATTCTATTCAACTGTGAGCCAGGCCGCTGCGGACTCCATGGCGCAAAAACTAATGAGTGATAGCGGACAGTTGTACGCCAATGCACATGGCGTATGTATCGCTTATTATACAAGCACAGCACAAACAGCTACAGCAAGTAAGAATAATTGTGCTGCGGGGTCAAAGGGTGGTACTGCTTCTTATACAGTAGGAGCAGGGTTCTCTCATTCTTATGTAAGCCAGGCTGCAGCTGATTCAACCGCTTATGCATGGGCATATTCCCAGGCACAAGCGCAGGCAAATAATTCCACCTGTTATTATTATAGCGTTGCACAGAGTGGTAGCTATACAAAGAACAACTGTGCTTCAGGTGGTACAGGAGGGTCAGTGAGTTATTCCCTTGCAGCAGGTACAGATTCTTCATCAGTCAGTCAGGCAGCTGCCGATTCACTGGCGAAGATCAGTCTGGCGTCGCTGGGACAGGCTTATGCGAATGCAAATGGTACCTGCACATTTTATAATACGGCTGTAAGCGTTACCAAGACACGAAATAACTGTGGAACTGGTGGTACTGGTTCTTCCGTTACTTACACCGTAGCGGCAGGTAAATGGAGCAGTACAGTAAGTCAGGCAAAGGCCGATAGTCTGGCGAATGTAGACCTGTCAAACAATGCCCAGACCTATGCAAATACAAATGGTACCTGTACCTTTTATAATACAGCGGTAAGTGTTACCAAGACACGAAACAACTGTTCAACAGGTGGCACCGGTTCTTCAGTGACCTACACTGTAGCAGCTGGTAAATACAGCAGTACAGTAAGTCAGGCGGGTGCAGATAGTTTGGCAAGTGCGGATCTGACAGCGAATGCACAAACTTATGCGAATACAAACGGTTACTGTACCTTCTATAATACTGCGGTAAGCCTTACGAAAACCCGTAACAACTGTGCTACAGGTGGCACCGGCTCATCAGTGACCTACACGGTAGCTGCTAATAAATATAGCAGTACAGTAAGTCAGTCACAGGCAGATAGTCTGGCGAATTTAGATTTGAACAACAACGCCCAGACCTATGCAAATACGAATGGGACATGTACCTTCTACAATACAGCGGTAAGTGCTACCATGACACGAAACAACTGTTCAACGGGTGGCACGGGTTCATCAGTGACCTACACCGTGGCTGCGAATAAATATAGCAGTACAGTAAGTCAGTCACAGGCAGATAGCCTGGCGAATGTAGATTTGAACAACAACGCTCAGACCTATGCCAATACAAATGGTACCTGTACCTTCTATAATACAGCCGTATCATCTACCAAGACCCGTAACAACTGTGGTACTAATGGAACCGGATCATCAGTGACCTACACGGTAGCCGCTAATAAGTATAGCAGTACAGTCAGCCAGGTGAGTGCAGATAGTTTGGCGAATGTGGATCTGACCAACAACGCCCAGACCTATGCAAATACGAATGGCAGCTGTACCTATACGAACGATGCGATGAGTCGCACCTATACGAGGAACAATTGTGGAACGGGATATACAGGCAGCTCAGTTACTTACAGCGTAGCTGCCGGTAAATATACTTCTACCGTGAGCTACGCCGATGCAAATTCAAAAGCAGCTGCCGATACATTAGCAAATGGTCAGACCTATGCCAATACGAATGGGACATGCACGCTGCAGGCTGTTACAATAACTATCAATACATCTCCATCCGGGTATACAGCAAATACAGCGCATGGTAATATTAGTGTGAAGACGTCTTCTGGTACTTCTATTGTCACAGGTACTTTCGATGGAACAGATCTATTCAGCCCTCTTAGTACTTCTAAAACGTATACAACTACGGCAACGACATTTACTATTACCATCGCTGCAATGACAGCAGCTTACGCGTCAGTTAATGGATCCGCAAAGAATGTGTATTCATCATCACAGACGTGGACGGTCACAGGTAGTACGATCACCATCTTACTGTATTATAAATGA
- a CDS encoding FecR family protein — protein sequence MGQTLFDIEELLFKKLQGTLSPEEAAYLELWKAQKPGNQDFYDQLTDPSKLTEKLRLYANHDQETARQEALAHLFPGRRTIPMYKWWAAAAAIALLLSAGGYLYYKQETRLPQVSQTIIAPGHQGAILTLANGGQVQLDTIQNGVIALQGGVTAKIVNGTLHYEGQPTGTLYNKMATPKGRVFQLTLPDGTAIWLNSASSVRYPIAFTGKERKVEITGEAYFEVAPDPEKPFLVVVSNKTTVKVLGTHFNVNAYGNEQEITTTLLQGAIQVNKMILKPGQQAILDKDNDLRLLQAADMNKVMAWKNGLFDFEGATLQEVMRQLERWYDIDVVFEGPIPDIKFGGKMTRGIPLNDVLDILKGFEGADFTFYMEGNKKLIISR from the coding sequence ATGGGGCAAACATTATTTGACATAGAAGAATTGTTATTCAAGAAGTTACAAGGAACACTATCTCCTGAAGAAGCTGCTTACCTGGAACTATGGAAAGCTCAAAAACCGGGTAACCAGGATTTTTATGATCAGTTAACAGATCCTTCCAAACTAACAGAGAAACTGCGATTGTACGCAAATCATGATCAGGAAACTGCCAGGCAGGAGGCACTCGCTCACCTGTTCCCAGGGCGCCGGACCATTCCAATGTACAAGTGGTGGGCAGCTGCAGCAGCTATAGCGCTGTTGCTCAGCGCAGGCGGCTATCTATATTATAAACAAGAGACCCGCTTGCCCCAGGTTAGTCAGACGATCATCGCCCCCGGACACCAGGGTGCAATTCTTACATTGGCCAATGGAGGCCAGGTACAACTGGATACCATTCAAAACGGCGTTATCGCGCTGCAGGGAGGAGTGACAGCCAAAATCGTCAACGGCACTTTACATTATGAAGGACAGCCAACCGGTACACTGTACAATAAAATGGCTACTCCCAAAGGAAGAGTATTTCAGCTCACGCTTCCGGATGGTACAGCGATCTGGCTGAACAGCGCCAGTTCCGTAAGATACCCGATAGCATTTACCGGCAAGGAAAGAAAGGTAGAGATAACCGGAGAAGCCTATTTTGAGGTCGCTCCTGACCCTGAAAAACCATTTCTGGTAGTTGTATCCAATAAGACGACCGTGAAGGTTTTAGGCACCCATTTTAACGTGAATGCCTATGGCAATGAACAGGAAATTACCACTACCCTGCTGCAAGGCGCCATCCAGGTCAATAAAATGATTCTGAAACCGGGACAACAGGCCATTTTAGATAAAGATAACGATCTACGCCTGCTACAAGCAGCGGATATGAATAAGGTAATGGCCTGGAAAAACGGGCTGTTCGATTTTGAAGGAGCCACTTTGCAGGAAGTGATGCGTCAACTGGAAAGGTGGTATGATATAGATGTTGTATTTGAAGGCCCCATACCCGATATAAAATTTGGGGGAAAAATGACCAGGGGCATTCCGCTGAATGACGTACTGGACATCTTAAAAGGATTTGAAGGGGCAGATTTTACATTTTACATGGAAGGAAACAAAAAACTAATCATAAGCAGATAA